From a single Micromonospora sp. WMMD1102 genomic region:
- a CDS encoding hemerythrin domain-containing protein: MTAGVQQDVLDLLTEQHQQIRTLFGQLGRAEGTQKRELFEELVRLLAGHEGAEEVEAMAPTRPHPHTGESAQANLLAGPPLALFDRMRDAVRDWRERQKGED; the protein is encoded by the coding sequence GTGACAGCAGGCGTGCAGCAGGACGTTCTGGACCTGCTGACCGAGCAGCACCAACAGATCAGGACGCTGTTCGGCCAGCTCGGCCGGGCCGAAGGTACGCAGAAGCGGGAGCTGTTCGAGGAGCTGGTCCGGTTGCTCGCCGGGCACGAGGGCGCAGAGGAGGTCGAGGCGATGGCACCGACCCGGCCGCACCCGCACACCGGCGAGTCAGCCCAGGCGAATCTGCTGGCCGGTCCACCCCTGGCGCTCTTCGACCGGATGCGCGACGCGGTACGCGACTGGCGCGAGCGGCAGAAAGGCGAGGACTGA
- a CDS encoding putative manganese transporter codes for MTVWVAVAYLGWQVLSSATGFDGSQLAFAGVAGVLVGALIGLVPGCAVQIVFTGIFVSGGLPMTTLVANAISQDGDALIPLAALRRRAAATATVITTIPAILVGLALLALLG; via the coding sequence ATCACCGTCTGGGTCGCGGTCGCCTATCTCGGCTGGCAGGTTCTCAGCAGCGCCACCGGATTCGACGGCTCCCAACTCGCCTTCGCCGGGGTGGCCGGAGTGCTCGTCGGAGCGCTGATCGGTCTCGTCCCGGGCTGCGCCGTCCAGATCGTCTTCACCGGCATCTTCGTCAGCGGCGGCCTGCCCATGACGACACTCGTGGCCAACGCCATCAGCCAGGACGGGGACGCCCTGATCCCACTCGCGGCCCTGCGCCGCCGCGCCGCCGCGACGGCAACCGTGATCACCACGATTCCGGCCATCCTGGTGGGCCTGGCACTGCTGGCGCTGCTCGGCTGA
- a CDS encoding putative manganese transporter: MTELLARPLADAFMQVGVYVAVMVALFGWLRWRYGDRVTDQLTRRPRLGPLVGALLGVSPGCGGAIILMPLYARGKVSFGTVVAALASTMGDSSWVVIAANPEFALKIHALLFAVGLATGYAVDLLGIDPASAVRNRLPRLPWRRSAPPAYGPSQPAYEPSQPAGATVPRRTALAGAGSRAPAQSGSGGRAGPVDSNPAPASASPATVSAPASPATVSATLVASVVPGRPARMSLVFWGLTTPAFLLSVPVVFHAVDPHRLTAALGGVDPYLAFGCAGTLVALLIFAAGRGRFADDTVSTATRRAGGRRCGTARTRPRSSPSGSRSPISAGRFSAAPPDSTAPNSPSPGWPECSSER; encoded by the coding sequence ATGACCGAACTACTGGCCCGCCCGTTGGCCGACGCGTTCATGCAGGTCGGCGTCTACGTCGCGGTGATGGTCGCGCTCTTCGGCTGGCTGCGCTGGCGGTACGGCGACCGGGTCACCGACCAGCTCACCCGCCGTCCCCGACTCGGCCCGCTGGTCGGCGCGCTGCTCGGCGTCAGTCCGGGCTGTGGCGGCGCCATCATCCTGATGCCGCTGTACGCACGCGGCAAGGTCTCCTTCGGTACCGTCGTGGCCGCCCTCGCCTCGACCATGGGCGACTCGTCCTGGGTGGTCATCGCCGCGAACCCCGAGTTCGCTCTCAAGATCCACGCACTGCTCTTCGCCGTGGGCCTGGCCACCGGCTACGCCGTCGACCTGCTCGGCATCGATCCGGCCAGCGCCGTGCGGAACCGGCTACCAAGGTTGCCCTGGCGCCGGAGCGCCCCGCCGGCGTACGGCCCGAGCCAGCCGGCCTACGAACCGAGCCAGCCGGCGGGCGCGACGGTGCCGCGCAGGACCGCCCTCGCCGGTGCCGGCAGCCGAGCCCCGGCCCAGTCCGGCTCGGGCGGCCGGGCCGGGCCGGTGGACAGCAATCCGGCGCCCGCGTCGGCATCCCCGGCCACGGTCTCGGCACCGGCATCCCCGGCCACGGTCTCGGCCACCCTGGTCGCGTCGGTGGTACCCGGGCGTCCGGCCCGGATGTCCCTGGTGTTCTGGGGGCTCACCACGCCTGCCTTCCTGCTGTCCGTACCGGTCGTCTTCCACGCCGTCGACCCACACCGGCTGACCGCCGCGCTCGGCGGAGTCGACCCCTACCTCGCTTTCGGCTGCGCCGGAACGCTCGTCGCGCTGCTCATCTTCGCCGCCGGGCGGGGCCGATTCGCCGACGACACGGTCAGCACCGCCACCCGTCGAGCCGGCGGGAGGCGATGCGGCACAGCGCGCACGAGGCCTCGTTCATCACCGTCTGGGTCGCGGTCGCCTATCTCGGCTGGCAGGTTCTCAGCAGCGCCACCGGATTCGACGGCTCCCAACTCGCCTTCGCCGGGGTGGCCGGAGTGCTCGTCGGAGCGCTGA
- a CDS encoding manganese catalase family protein, whose amino-acid sequence MFSHVKDLQFEAKPDAPDAAFARRLQEVLGGKWGEMTVATQYLYQGRSCRLPGKYKDLLLDVGTEEMGHVEMICTMIARLLDSAPLSLQEAAAEDNPMLTAIYAGSNPAHFIHSGGGPLPVDSAGVPWNGSYITASGNLLADFHLNVTAGAQGRLQVARLFHMTDDPGVKQMLRFLLARDTMHQNMWLAAIEQLKEDGLEEMPVPEAFPDAEQENRFAYQYIGFSAGEEAAEGRWTAGPSPDGKGKFSYQAAPTAHAPAPVLPPGDPRLHGTPPPAGT is encoded by the coding sequence GTGTTCAGTCACGTCAAGGATCTGCAGTTCGAGGCCAAGCCGGACGCTCCGGACGCCGCGTTCGCCCGGCGCCTACAGGAGGTGCTCGGCGGCAAGTGGGGCGAGATGACGGTCGCCACCCAGTATCTCTACCAGGGCCGGAGCTGCCGGCTGCCCGGCAAGTACAAGGATCTGCTGCTCGACGTCGGCACCGAGGAGATGGGGCACGTCGAGATGATCTGCACCATGATCGCCCGCCTCTTGGACAGCGCACCGCTGTCCCTTCAGGAGGCGGCCGCCGAGGACAATCCGATGCTGACCGCCATCTACGCCGGGTCGAACCCGGCACACTTCATCCACTCCGGCGGCGGTCCGCTGCCGGTGGACAGCGCCGGGGTTCCGTGGAACGGCAGCTACATCACCGCCAGCGGCAACCTGCTGGCCGACTTCCACCTCAACGTCACCGCCGGGGCGCAGGGCCGGCTCCAGGTCGCCCGGCTGTTCCACATGACCGACGACCCGGGCGTCAAGCAGATGCTGCGGTTCCTGCTGGCCCGGGACACCATGCACCAGAACATGTGGCTCGCCGCGATCGAGCAGCTCAAGGAGGACGGCCTGGAGGAGATGCCGGTCCCGGAGGCGTTCCCCGACGCCGAGCAGGAGAACCGGTTCGCCTACCAGTACATCGGCTTCTCCGCCGGTGAGGAAGCGGCCGAGGGACGGTGGACCGCCGGCCCGAGCCCGGACGGCAAGGGCAAATTCAGCTACCAGGCGGCGCCGACGGCGCACGCGCCGGCCCCGGTGCTGCCGCCGGGCGACCCGCGCCTGCACGGCACGCCGCCGCCCGCCGGGACCTGA
- a CDS encoding HAMP domain-containing sensor histidine kinase: protein MPWKSETARRAAIRTIRRWRLPEVTALGSPLRGLGRLLAARLSQLLTGRSSLPGPPVAGGRLAELVGAGRTAELVGAGRTAQDPGLAAPAGPPLLLRTFCHELRSPIESLRALTRALAEEPERLSADERRGVVALAQEQAAHLACLWRQTTSVLQSLAEPVDRPVPLSQVLPVALPAGTPRRLTVRLSHGAGDRLVPAHRVRQILVNLVDNALRHGPAHGRVLVSASVRAGTLVLVVADEGRSCRAVLAALHRSAPPPGLSGLGLWIVRQLVAAEGGTITALRTTRGLAVRVDLPAPRRLSSAAGTAAGTAAGTAAGTAAGTAAGKPFGAVGRPAEATG, encoded by the coding sequence ATGCCCTGGAAGTCGGAGACCGCGCGCCGAGCCGCTATCCGGACGATCCGCCGCTGGCGGCTGCCCGAGGTCACGGCACTCGGTTCGCCGCTGCGCGGGCTCGGTAGGTTGCTCGCCGCCCGCCTGTCCCAGCTGCTCACCGGCCGGAGCAGCTTGCCGGGACCGCCGGTCGCCGGAGGTCGGCTGGCCGAGCTGGTCGGCGCAGGCCGGACGGCCGAGTTGGTCGGCGCAGGCCGGACGGCGCAGGATCCCGGTCTGGCCGCGCCCGCCGGTCCGCCGCTGCTGCTGCGGACGTTCTGTCACGAACTGCGCTCGCCGATCGAGTCGCTGCGCGCGCTCACCCGGGCCCTCGCCGAGGAGCCGGAACGACTGAGCGCGGACGAGCGGCGGGGGGTGGTCGCCCTCGCCCAGGAGCAGGCGGCGCACCTGGCGTGCCTGTGGCGGCAGACGACGTCGGTACTGCAAAGCCTGGCCGAGCCGGTCGACCGGCCGGTACCGCTGAGCCAGGTCCTGCCGGTGGCGCTCCCGGCCGGTACACCGCGCCGGTTGACGGTCCGGCTGTCCCACGGTGCCGGCGACCGGCTGGTGCCGGCACACCGGGTCCGTCAGATCCTGGTGAACCTGGTGGACAACGCCCTGCGGCACGGGCCGGCCCACGGTCGGGTACTGGTCTCGGCCTCGGTGCGGGCCGGGACGCTGGTCCTGGTCGTGGCCGACGAGGGCCGGTCCTGCCGCGCCGTGCTGGCCGCGCTCCACCGGTCGGCGCCGCCACCCGGACTCTCCGGGCTCGGCCTCTGGATCGTGCGGCAACTGGTCGCCGCCGAGGGCGGCACGATCACCGCGCTACGCACCACCCGTGGCCTCGCGGTACGGGTGGACCTGCCGGCGCCCCGGCGACTCTCGTCCGCCGCTGGCACCGCCGCTGGCACCGCTGCTGGCACCGCTGCTGGCACCGCCGCAGGTACCGCCGCCGGCAAGCCCTTCGGGGCCGTCGGTCGGCCCGCCGAGGCCACCGGCTGA
- a CDS encoding response regulator transcription factor, whose product MSGSATLRLVLVDDHPLFVRGLELLLPASTQGRALVVGSTGDASAAASTVRQCVPDLALVDLHMPAPGGIRAIAAIRRTAPRVRMVAISGLDETDLMVQALRAGGEGYLPKSSEPEELLPPLLAILDGWAVLPTGLLAALLSPAHPGLPARAVLDDEERRLLQLIAKGCRTVEIAEELNFSERTVKRLTATLLRKLRVSSRTEAAAVAGNAGLL is encoded by the coding sequence GTGTCCGGATCCGCCACCCTGCGCCTGGTACTTGTCGATGACCACCCTCTCTTCGTCCGCGGCCTCGAACTGCTGCTGCCCGCCAGCACCCAGGGGCGGGCCCTGGTGGTCGGTTCCACCGGTGACGCCTCCGCCGCCGCCAGCACGGTTCGGCAGTGCGTGCCCGACCTGGCCCTGGTGGACCTGCACATGCCGGCACCGGGCGGGATCCGGGCCATCGCCGCCATCCGGCGTACCGCGCCGAGGGTGCGGATGGTCGCGATCTCCGGCCTCGACGAGACCGACCTGATGGTGCAGGCCCTGCGGGCAGGTGGCGAGGGCTACCTGCCCAAGAGCAGCGAGCCCGAGGAGTTGCTGCCACCGCTGTTGGCGATCCTGGACGGCTGGGCGGTGCTGCCCACCGGCCTGCTCGCCGCCCTGCTCAGCCCGGCGCACCCTGGCCTGCCGGCGAGGGCCGTACTCGACGACGAGGAACGCCGTCTTCTCCAGCTTATTGCCAAGGGTTGTCGGACGGTGGAAATCGCCGAAGAGCTGAACTTCTCCGAACGTACGGTGAAGCGGCTGACCGCCACGTTGCTGCGCAAGCTGCGTGTCTCCAGCCGGACGGAGGCTGCCGCCGTGGCTGGCAACGCCGGCCTGCTGTGA
- a CDS encoding STAS domain-containing protein, translated as MPGWPSSVGTAGKLGSPGPAGNGTAAVGTYTGPAGAAAGDGPDGPPLHISLDPGRDGVLVMRLVGDLDMDTAELLRRTLDRTLGHPFGTLVVDLSQLDFCDSSGIRTLLFGVADAERLGRRLVVVNPRPFVRRVLELTGVTALLGLAADNH; from the coding sequence GTGCCCGGCTGGCCGAGTTCGGTCGGGACAGCCGGAAAGTTGGGTTCGCCCGGCCCGGCCGGGAACGGGACGGCGGCCGTCGGCACGTACACCGGGCCGGCCGGTGCCGCCGCAGGCGATGGCCCTGACGGCCCACCACTGCACATCTCCCTGGATCCCGGCCGGGACGGGGTACTCGTCATGCGGCTGGTCGGTGACCTCGACATGGACACCGCCGAGTTGCTGCGTCGGACGTTGGACCGGACGCTCGGGCACCCGTTCGGCACGTTGGTGGTGGACCTGTCGCAACTGGACTTCTGCGACTCGTCCGGGATCCGGACCCTGCTGTTCGGAGTCGCCGACGCCGAGCGGCTCGGCCGCCGGCTGGTGGTGGTGAACCCCCGACCGTTCGTCCGCCGGGTGTTGGAGCTCACCGGTGTGACGGCCCTGCTCGGGCTCGCCGCCGACAACCACTGA
- a CDS encoding STAS domain-containing protein, translated as MTATALTITTDRRTDGTPVLAAVGEIDMSNADSFAAALADAVTGAGGTPLLVDLTAVEYLDSAGLATLFGHAEEIQLVVNPLLGPVLTISGLADLTSVRGL; from the coding sequence ATGACCGCCACCGCACTCACGATCACCACGGACCGCCGGACGGACGGGACTCCGGTGTTGGCGGCCGTCGGCGAGATCGACATGAGCAATGCCGACTCGTTCGCCGCCGCCCTGGCCGACGCCGTCACCGGTGCCGGCGGTACGCCCCTGCTGGTGGACCTCACCGCCGTGGAGTACCTCGACAGCGCCGGCCTGGCGACCCTCTTCGGGCATGCCGAGGAGATCCAGCTGGTGGTCAATCCGCTGCTGGGGCCCGTGCTGACCATCTCCGGCCTGGCCGACCTGACAAGCGTTCGAGGCCTCTGA
- a CDS encoding SpoIIE family protein phosphatase produces the protein MSSAESPSSAVAGVDVFGVDPEIGRDLTEVDWAATPLGPPADWPQSLQTAVSIVLSSRFSMWMAWGPELTFFCNAAYRRNTLGRKYPWALGRPASEVWAEIWGDIGPRISTVLSTGQATWDEALLLFLERSGYPEETYHTFSYSPLRDDAGGLVGMLCVVSEDTERVVGERRMATLRDLGSDPSVVRTEQEMLTFASQQLDRNLRDLPFTLTYLFEEDGQARLAGATGLPPGHPAAPATVQIDDPDSVWPTSALTGGDSVLVTLDGPLSSGLPTGDWPEPPTQALLVPLLRQGGTPYGFLVAALNRYRPFDDGYRGFVELTAGHVAAGIASARSYQAQQRRAEELAELDRAKTAFFSNVSHEFRTPLTLIMGPVEELRSRLADADERVREELDVVHRNGLRLGKLVNTLLDFSRIEAGRMQARYEPVDLAAATAELASVFRSAIERAGLAFEVDCEPLPEPVHVDRGMWEKVILNLLSNALKFTFSGAIRVTLRAVDGQAVLSVADTGVGVPAEEMPRLFERFHRIENSRARSNEGSGIGLALVKELVALHGGTITASSTVGEGTLFTIGLPFGTAHLPADALTSVANTATVSATAEPFVQEALRWLPSGGRDGEATPPAAGHADSGGVVGTQLPVTGAPARVLVADDNEDMREYLARLLRSAGHRVRTVGDGQEALESARADVPDLVVSDVMMPRTDGLQLVAALRAEPRTAGVPVLLLSARAGQEAAIEGLEAGADDYLVKPFSAAELVARVRANIELARLRNHHARWRTALVDSLQEAFFVCDETGAVIEINSAFTDILGYGPEQLPYPPNQPWWPDRATSPEAHQQAADAFGTLLGQSHGTYTVPVTHRDGHRLWVAAAFNQVQDPGTGQRVIVGTFRDVTAEHYAVQRDTALAALSLRLSQAEDLPEALHGVLDEMRALWQAPYALAAVFGGSTGPALTATDPLLRWDGLPGERRQALAALRDRPLLTPEIQPGSGAGIALEHPDGTMVIWIELGDERPFTDHDQTLLALLGGHLNQGLRRVHQIDQQRETGLALQRAILGPAQLPTGFAVRYEPAIRPLKVGGDWYDTVELPDGRIGIVVGDCVGHGLRAATVMGQLRSACRALLLQDASPAQTLSALDRFAALLPGAACATVLCGVLDPATGYLRYASAGHPPAIVVHPDGSTQLLDQGRSMPLAVRRSGERIEAEYVVPARATVMLYTDGLVERRRQLLTAGIDLAVTALQEGRRSPIEDLATDVMERLAPSGGYDDDVALLLYRHPSPLELEFPAEATRLAPVRTALRNWLDRCGLGAGTAHNVLVAVGEACANAVEHGHRHSSDGWIRLRAAATAGELHLTVTDNGRWKEPRPAENTHRGRGFMLMRALMHKITVTTGTTGTTVDMQARIAR, from the coding sequence GTGAGCAGCGCCGAGTCCCCGTCGTCGGCGGTGGCCGGCGTCGACGTCTTCGGCGTCGACCCCGAGATCGGCCGCGACCTCACCGAGGTCGACTGGGCGGCGACCCCGCTCGGCCCGCCTGCCGACTGGCCGCAGAGCCTACAGACGGCCGTGAGCATCGTCCTGTCGTCGCGGTTCTCGATGTGGATGGCCTGGGGTCCGGAGCTGACGTTCTTCTGCAACGCCGCCTACCGCCGGAACACGCTGGGTCGCAAGTACCCGTGGGCGCTGGGCCGGCCGGCCAGCGAGGTGTGGGCGGAGATCTGGGGCGACATCGGCCCCCGGATCTCCACCGTGCTGAGCACCGGGCAGGCGACCTGGGACGAGGCCCTGCTGCTGTTCCTGGAGCGGTCCGGATATCCGGAGGAGACCTACCACACGTTCTCCTACAGCCCGCTCCGCGACGACGCCGGCGGACTCGTCGGGATGTTGTGCGTGGTCAGCGAGGACACCGAGCGGGTGGTCGGCGAGCGGCGGATGGCGACCCTGCGGGACCTCGGCTCCGACCCCAGCGTGGTCCGTACCGAGCAGGAGATGCTGACCTTCGCCAGCCAACAGCTCGACCGCAACCTGCGGGACCTCCCGTTCACCCTGACCTACCTGTTCGAGGAGGACGGCCAGGCGCGGCTGGCCGGCGCCACCGGCCTGCCACCCGGCCACCCGGCCGCCCCGGCGACGGTCCAGATCGACGATCCGGACAGCGTCTGGCCGACGTCCGCGCTGACCGGGGGCGATTCGGTACTCGTGACACTGGACGGCCCACTCTCGTCCGGCCTGCCGACCGGGGACTGGCCGGAGCCACCCACCCAGGCCCTGCTGGTGCCGCTGCTGCGCCAGGGCGGTACCCCGTACGGCTTCCTGGTCGCCGCGCTGAACCGCTACCGGCCGTTCGACGACGGCTACCGCGGCTTCGTCGAGCTGACCGCCGGGCACGTCGCGGCCGGGATCGCCAGCGCCCGCAGCTACCAGGCCCAGCAGCGGCGGGCCGAGGAGCTGGCCGAGCTGGACCGGGCCAAGACCGCGTTCTTCTCCAACGTCAGCCACGAGTTCCGCACCCCGCTCACCCTGATCATGGGTCCGGTGGAGGAGCTCCGCAGCCGGCTCGCCGACGCCGACGAACGGGTACGCGAGGAACTGGACGTCGTCCACCGCAACGGCCTGCGGCTGGGCAAGCTGGTCAACACGCTGCTGGACTTCTCCCGGATCGAGGCCGGCCGGATGCAGGCCCGGTACGAGCCGGTGGACCTGGCCGCCGCGACCGCCGAACTCGCCAGCGTCTTCCGCTCCGCCATCGAGCGGGCGGGCCTCGCGTTCGAGGTGGACTGCGAACCGCTGCCCGAGCCGGTGCACGTCGACCGCGGCATGTGGGAGAAGGTGATCCTGAACCTGCTCAGCAACGCGTTGAAGTTCACCTTTTCCGGCGCCATCCGGGTCACGCTCCGGGCGGTGGACGGCCAGGCGGTGCTCAGCGTCGCCGACACCGGGGTCGGGGTACCGGCCGAGGAGATGCCGCGACTGTTCGAGCGGTTCCACCGGATAGAGAACTCCCGGGCACGTTCGAACGAGGGCAGCGGCATCGGCCTGGCGCTGGTCAAGGAACTCGTCGCCCTGCACGGCGGCACCATCACCGCCAGCAGCACCGTCGGCGAGGGCACCCTGTTCACCATCGGGCTGCCATTCGGCACCGCCCACCTGCCCGCCGACGCCCTCACCTCCGTCGCCAACACCGCGACCGTCTCGGCCACCGCGGAACCGTTCGTGCAGGAAGCCCTCCGCTGGCTGCCCAGCGGCGGCCGGGACGGCGAAGCCACCCCGCCGGCCGCCGGCCATGCCGACTCCGGCGGGGTCGTCGGCACGCAACTGCCGGTCACCGGCGCTCCGGCCCGGGTACTCGTCGCGGACGACAACGAGGACATGCGCGAGTACCTGGCCCGGCTGCTCCGCTCCGCCGGGCACCGGGTGCGTACCGTCGGCGACGGGCAGGAGGCGTTGGAGTCGGCCCGTGCGGACGTACCGGACCTGGTGGTCAGTGACGTGATGATGCCCCGCACGGACGGGTTGCAGCTGGTGGCCGCGCTGCGCGCCGAACCGCGTACCGCCGGTGTGCCGGTGCTGCTGCTGTCGGCGCGGGCCGGCCAGGAGGCGGCCATCGAGGGGCTGGAGGCGGGAGCCGACGACTATCTGGTCAAGCCCTTCTCCGCCGCCGAGCTGGTGGCCAGGGTGCGGGCGAACATCGAACTGGCCCGGCTGCGCAACCACCACGCCCGCTGGCGGACCGCCCTGGTCGACTCGCTCCAGGAGGCGTTCTTCGTCTGCGACGAGACCGGTGCGGTCATCGAGATCAACAGCGCGTTCACCGACATCCTCGGCTATGGCCCCGAGCAGCTGCCCTATCCGCCGAACCAGCCGTGGTGGCCCGACCGGGCGACGTCGCCGGAGGCCCACCAGCAGGCCGCCGACGCCTTCGGCACCCTCCTCGGGCAGTCGCACGGCACGTACACGGTTCCGGTCACCCACCGGGACGGGCACCGGTTGTGGGTGGCGGCCGCCTTCAACCAGGTCCAGGATCCCGGCACCGGGCAGCGGGTGATCGTCGGCACCTTCCGCGACGTCACCGCCGAGCACTACGCCGTGCAGCGGGACACCGCGCTGGCCGCGCTGAGCCTGCGGCTGTCGCAGGCGGAGGACCTTCCCGAGGCCCTGCACGGCGTCCTCGACGAGATGCGGGCGCTGTGGCAGGCGCCGTACGCGCTGGCGGCCGTCTTCGGCGGCTCCACCGGCCCGGCGCTGACCGCCACCGACCCGCTGCTGCGTTGGGACGGCCTGCCCGGAGAGCGCCGTCAGGCGCTCGCCGCGCTGCGGGACCGGCCGCTGCTCACCCCGGAGATCCAGCCGGGTTCCGGCGCCGGGATAGCCCTGGAGCATCCGGACGGCACGATGGTGATCTGGATCGAGCTGGGCGACGAGCGCCCGTTCACCGACCACGACCAGACGCTGCTGGCACTGCTCGGCGGCCACCTCAACCAGGGGCTGCGCCGGGTGCACCAGATCGACCAGCAGCGTGAGACGGGCCTGGCGCTGCAACGTGCCATCCTAGGTCCCGCCCAGCTGCCCACCGGGTTCGCCGTGCGCTACGAGCCGGCGATCCGGCCGCTGAAGGTAGGCGGCGACTGGTACGACACCGTCGAGCTTCCGGACGGGCGGATCGGCATCGTCGTCGGCGACTGCGTCGGGCACGGGCTGCGAGCCGCCACCGTGATGGGTCAGCTGCGCAGCGCCTGCCGGGCCCTGCTGCTCCAGGACGCCAGTCCGGCGCAGACGCTCAGCGCGCTGGACCGGTTCGCCGCGCTGCTGCCCGGGGCCGCCTGCGCCACCGTGCTGTGCGGGGTGCTCGACCCGGCGACCGGATATCTGCGGTACGCCAGCGCGGGTCACCCGCCGGCCATCGTCGTCCATCCCGACGGCAGCACCCAGCTGCTCGACCAGGGCCGGTCCATGCCGCTCGCGGTCCGCCGGAGCGGCGAGCGGATCGAGGCCGAGTACGTCGTGCCGGCCCGCGCGACCGTCATGCTCTACACCGACGGGTTGGTCGAACGCCGCCGGCAACTGCTGACCGCCGGCATCGACCTGGCCGTCACGGCGCTCCAGGAGGGGCGCCGCTCCCCCATCGAGGACCTCGCCACGGACGTGATGGAACGACTCGCCCCGAGCGGCGGTTACGACGACGACGTCGCCCTGCTCCTCTACCGCCATCCCAGTCCGCTGGAACTCGAGTTCCCCGCCGAGGCGACCCGGCTCGCCCCGGTCCGTACGGCGCTGCGCAACTGGCTCGACCGCTGCGGGCTGGGCGCCGGCACGGCACACAACGTGCTGGTGGCCGTGGGTGAGGCGTGCGCCAACGCGGTCGAGCACGGGCACCGGCACTCGTCCGACGGCTGGATCCGGCTGCGGGCGGCGGCGACCGCCGGCGAACTGCACCTGACCGTCACCGACAACGGCCGTTGGAAGGAGCCGCGCCCGGCGGAGAACACCCACCGTGGGCGGGGCTTCATGCTGATGCGGGCCCTGATGCACAAGATCACCGTCACCACCGGGACGACCGGCACCACGGTCGACATGCAGGCAAGGATCGCCCGATGA
- a CDS encoding phage holin family protein — MSDVTPDGPAEHTPASTAELVHRAAEQVSRLVRDELALARAEMTEKGRRAGVGAGLLGSGGLVAMYGVAAMLAAVVLGLAEVMPGWLAALLVSVLLFGCAAGLALLGRGRLRQAGPPVPEEAVRSVRADIDELKERAHR, encoded by the coding sequence ATGAGCGATGTCACCCCGGACGGCCCGGCCGAGCACACACCGGCGTCGACCGCCGAGTTGGTCCACCGGGCCGCCGAGCAGGTCTCCCGGCTGGTCCGGGACGAGTTGGCCCTGGCCAGGGCGGAGATGACCGAGAAGGGCAGGCGGGCCGGCGTCGGCGCCGGGTTGCTCGGCAGCGGCGGGCTGGTCGCCATGTACGGGGTGGCGGCCATGCTGGCCGCCGTCGTCCTCGGGCTGGCCGAGGTGATGCCCGGCTGGCTGGCCGCGTTGCTCGTCTCCGTTCTGCTCTTCGGCTGCGCGGCCGGGCTGGCTCTGCTGGGCCGAGGGCGGCTGCGGCAGGCCGGCCCTCCGGTGCCGGAGGAGGCGGTCCGCAGCGTCCGGGCCGACATAGACGAGCTGAAGGAGAGGGCACACCGATGA
- a CDS encoding DUF3618 domain-containing protein has product MSSTTGNAAARTPSTSPSPGSTGSVPAVPSTDEPDAIRADIARTRAELGGTVQQLARRADVKTRAREKAAEVRGRAVRWRDRTAATAQVATVRARHLGRIGSGRATEATRRAVTEVRQRPVPYAGALAGLAAAGTAALLVRRHRAARTRTGGWRRWVPAATPRRGR; this is encoded by the coding sequence ATGAGCAGCACCACCGGGAACGCCGCCGCGCGTACCCCCAGTACCAGCCCGAGCCCCGGCAGCACCGGCAGCGTGCCGGCGGTGCCGTCGACGGACGAGCCGGACGCGATCCGGGCCGACATCGCCCGTACCCGGGCCGAACTGGGCGGCACGGTCCAGCAGCTGGCGCGGCGGGCCGACGTGAAGACCCGGGCCAGGGAGAAGGCCGCCGAGGTCAGGGGCCGGGCGGTCCGGTGGCGGGACCGGACGGCGGCGACCGCCCAGGTCGCCACCGTGCGCGCCAGGCACCTCGGCCGGATCGGCAGCGGGCGGGCCACCGAGGCCACCCGGCGGGCCGTCACCGAGGTGCGGCAGCGGCCGGTGCCGTACGCCGGGGCGCTGGCCGGGCTCGCCGCGGCCGGTACCGCCGCACTGCTGGTACGCCGCCACCGCGCGGCCCGGACCCGGACCGGTGGCTGGCGGCGTTGGGTCCCGGCGGCGACGCCCCGACGCGGCCGCTGA